A stretch of Candidatus Methylomirabilota bacterium DNA encodes these proteins:
- a CDS encoding putative 2-aminoethylphosphonate ABC transporter ATP-binding protein, with amino-acid sequence MADRPPYLRIENLTKKFGPFTALDRIALEIYQGEFVCFLGPSGCGKTTLLRAIAGLDIQTSGRVEQAGRDISALPPTERDFGIVFQSYALFPNLTVWKNVAYGLENARAKKSEVANRVRELLDLVGLPDQGDKYPAQLSGGQQQRVALVRALATRPGLLLLDEPLSALDAKVRVYLRHEIKQLQRRLGVTTIMVTHDQEEALTMADRIVVMNRGVIEQIGTPVEVYREPASAFVADFIGLMNFVSGTIVGPGTVRCGQLELACEADGLAAGTAVTIAIRPEDIVVQGIEGSEPNAVETRIDAMSFLGSLFRADLVGDAIGNARLRAELSIDLVRRRGLAEGHPLLVMLPKECLRLYPMSAIRS; translated from the coding sequence ATGGCCGACCGCCCGCCGTACCTCCGCATCGAAAACCTCACCAAGAAGTTCGGCCCCTTCACGGCTCTCGACCGCATCGCACTGGAGATCTACCAGGGCGAATTCGTCTGCTTCCTGGGTCCCTCGGGGTGCGGCAAGACGACGCTCCTGCGGGCGATCGCCGGCCTTGACATCCAGACGAGCGGCCGGGTCGAGCAGGCCGGCCGCGACATCTCGGCCTTGCCGCCGACCGAGCGCGACTTCGGCATCGTGTTCCAGTCCTACGCCCTGTTCCCTAATCTCACCGTGTGGAAGAACGTCGCCTACGGACTGGAGAACGCGCGGGCCAAGAAATCCGAGGTGGCCAACCGGGTGCGGGAGCTCCTCGACCTCGTCGGCCTGCCCGATCAGGGGGACAAGTACCCCGCCCAGCTGTCGGGCGGCCAGCAACAGCGGGTGGCGCTGGTGCGCGCCCTCGCCACCCGGCCCGGACTCCTCTTGCTCGACGAGCCGCTGTCGGCGCTCGACGCCAAGGTGCGGGTGTACTTGCGCCACGAGATCAAGCAGCTCCAGCGCCGGCTGGGCGTCACCACGATCATGGTCACTCACGACCAGGAAGAAGCGCTGACCATGGCCGACCGGATCGTGGTGATGAACCGGGGCGTCATCGAGCAGATCGGCACGCCGGTCGAGGTCTACCGCGAGCCCGCCTCGGCCTTCGTCGCCGATTTCATCGGGCTCATGAACTTCGTCTCGGGGACCATCGTGGGACCCGGGACCGTCCGGTGCGGCCAGCTCGAGCTCGCCTGCGAGGCGGACGGGCTGGCGGCCGGGACCGCGGTCACCATCGCCATCCGACCGGAGGACATCGTGGTCCAGGGGATCGAAGGGAGCGAGCCGAACGCCGTCGAGACCCGCATCGACGCCATGTCGTTCCTGGGCTCGCTCTTTCGAGCCGACCTCGTCGGCGATGCGATCGGGAACGCCCGCCTGCGCGCCGAGCTGTCGATCGACCTGGTGCGCCGGCGGGGCCTTGCCGAGGGCCATCCTCTCCTGGTCATGCTGCCGAAGGAGTGCTTGCGCCTCTACCCCATGAGCGCCATCCGCAGCTGA
- a CDS encoding putative 2-aminoethylphosphonate ABC transporter substrate-binding protein, with product MAHRRPVSPRSAVLGALAALLTVALLAGGAVAKTTLTVYTAIEADDLKKYASRFGEDNPDIEIKWVRDSTGIVTAKLLAEKANPQADVIWGLAATSLLVLKPEGMLLPYAPKGLERLDAQFRDRDNPPAWVGMDAWVAAICFNTVEAPKKNLPKPASWKDLTKPVYKGQIVMPNPASSGTGFLDVSSWLQIFGEPEGWKFMDALHENIAVYTHSGSKPCTMAGAGEYPIGISFEFRAARMKKQGAPLDIIFPSEGSGWDMEATAIVKGTKNLEAAKRFVDWTITDKAMRLYNEGYAIVAISKMSQPIEFLPANMLEHMAKNDFQWAATNRARILAEWSKRYESKSEPKK from the coding sequence ATGGCTCATCGACGGCCCGTCAGCCCGCGCTCCGCAGTCCTGGGCGCCCTGGCTGCCCTGCTCACCGTCGCGCTCCTCGCCGGCGGGGCGGTCGCCAAGACGACGCTCACGGTTTACACGGCGATCGAGGCGGACGACCTCAAGAAGTACGCGAGCCGCTTCGGCGAGGACAATCCCGACATCGAGATCAAGTGGGTCCGCGACTCGACCGGCATCGTCACCGCCAAGCTCCTGGCCGAGAAGGCCAATCCTCAGGCCGACGTCATCTGGGGCCTGGCCGCCACGAGCCTGCTCGTGCTGAAGCCCGAAGGGATGCTGCTGCCCTACGCGCCAAAGGGTCTGGAGCGGCTGGATGCCCAGTTCCGCGACCGGGACAATCCGCCGGCCTGGGTGGGCATGGACGCCTGGGTGGCGGCGATCTGCTTCAACACGGTGGAGGCTCCGAAGAAGAACCTCCCCAAGCCGGCCTCCTGGAAGGACTTGACCAAGCCGGTCTACAAGGGACAGATCGTGATGCCGAACCCGGCCTCGTCCGGGACGGGCTTCCTCGACGTGTCGAGCTGGCTCCAGATCTTCGGCGAGCCCGAGGGCTGGAAGTTCATGGACGCCCTCCACGAGAACATCGCCGTCTACACCCACTCCGGCTCCAAGCCCTGCACGATGGCCGGCGCCGGCGAGTATCCCATCGGCATCTCCTTCGAGTTTCGGGCGGCCCGGATGAAGAAGCAGGGGGCGCCCCTCGACATCATCTTCCCCTCGGAGGGCTCGGGGTGGGACATGGAGGCGACCGCCATCGTCAAGGGGACCAAGAACCTCGAGGCCGCGAAGCGGTTCGTCGACTGGACGATCACCGACAAGGCGATGCGGCTCTACAACGAGGGTTACGCCATCGTCGCCATTTCGAAGATGTCGCAGCCGATCGAGTTCTTGCCGGCGAACATGCTCGAGCACATGGCGAAGAACGATTTCCAGTGGGCGGCGACCAACCGCGCGCGCATCCTGGCCGAGTGGTCGAAGCGGTACGAGTCCAAGAGCGAGCCGAAGAAGTAG